DNA sequence from the Lagenorhynchus albirostris chromosome 5, mLagAlb1.1, whole genome shotgun sequence genome:
AAGCCTTCTGGAACAGGCTTCTTTGCCTGCCGCTGCAAATGGAGAGAAAAGACGCAGCTCTTCCTGCACACCACCTTCCCAGCCATAGGTGGCTCCGCTCAcgacggggtgggggggctcaCGGCCCTGTCACCGAGGGATCGACGGCAGGAGCGAGGGGTGCAGCCAAATGCCTCCGACCCCGTCCCTCCGACGCCGGGCGCACCCGTGGGCAGTGGTCACGCGCGCTCTGACCAGCCtcgtcggggggggggggggggtgcgcaGGCGACGCCCAAGCAGACGCCGGCGCAAATCCCGAGTCGGCGGCCACCCGCCTCTCGAAGGCATCCCGCAGGCCGCAGACGGGGCGAGCGGAGCACGGCGCGGGGACAGGAACCCCGCGGGGGCCCCGTCTCCGGGGGCGGCAGGCTAGGTCTTGCTTCGCCGGAGGAGCGCGGCGGAGGGGCTGGGGCCGCCCTGGAACTTGAGGCTCTGCAGGTTGACGTGGGCCCCGTGTCTGAGCAGCGTCTCCACCGTCTTGGCGTGCCGGCCCCGGGCGGCCAGGTGCAGCGCGCTGAGCCCCTGCTCGTCAGACAGGTCACGCACGTCGGCGCTGACTAGCTCCGCCACCACCTCCGAGTGCCCGCCGGCGGCGGCCAGGTGCAGCGCCGTCTGGCGGCGGGGCCCCCGGGCCAGCACGTCGGCCCGCTCCTCCACCAGCAGCCTGACGGTCGCCAGGTGCCCACCGCGGGCGGCCAGGTGCAGTGCGGTGCAGCCCTCAGCCGTCACGGCCTCCCTGCGGGCGCCCCGGTGCAGGAGCAACCTGGCGGTGCTCGTGTGCCCCGTCTCCGCGGCCACGTGCAGGGGCGTCTGCGCCAGCAGGCCGCAGACGTTGACGTCGGAGTGCAGGTCGATGAGGACGCGGGCCACGCGGTAGTGCCCGCGctgggcggccaggtgcaggggCGTCCTCCCATCCAGTGTCTGGGCGTCCACGCTCACCCCCGGCTGCTTGGCCAGCAGCTTGACGATGGGCAGGTGGCCCTGCCAGGCGGCGTAGTGCAGCGGCACCCAGGCGTCCTTCCCCGGCAGGCCGGCGTCCACGCCGTGGCGCAGCAGGATACGCACGATGCTCTCCTGGCCGTGCTGGCAGGCCACGTGCATGGGCGTCCGGCCCTCGCAGTCTGCCTCGTGCATGGAGGCGTTCTTCTCCAGCAGCAGCCGCGTGCTGCCCTCGTCCCCGTTCTGGGCCGCGAAGTGCAGGGCCGTCCACTGGTCCTCGTCCGCGGCATTGACACTGATCTTCCGGGCCAGCAGGAGCTCCACGACGCCCCGCACCCTCTTCTCCACGGCCACGTGGAGGGGGGTGGAGCCCTTCCTGTTGGTGAGATTGGGGTTGGCGTTGTTAAGCAGCAACCACTTGACGCAGTCTTCCTGCCCAGCCTGCACGGCCAGGTGCAGCAGGCTGGCGCCGCCGTCCAGGACCAGGTCGACGTCCTGGGGCTGCAGGATCTTCATCAGCCTGCTGGTGTCCCCGTTCACGATGGCATCCACGAGCTTCTTCTTCTGGATGTCGGTGGCACCGAGATCTGCGGGGAGAGCAGGTGCAGGGGTCACGTGGGGCTGCCTCCCCGGGCCCGGCCAGTGTTTTCTACATGGCCCCCAACTCCCCGTGGCCTCCAGGCCGCTTTTTATCTGAAATCGCTTAAGTGCTGTGCTGTCCATGCTGGTTTAATTTAAGATCGAGTGGGGAGACCTCGGGCAGGGCAACGAATGTCTCCAAAGTGCTCTTCTGTCGAGGTACAAAGTAAAAATCATTCTACCCATCCGGTAGGGTCGCGATTAGATAAGGGATGCAAAACTCAGGCCCCAGCTGGTACTCAGAAACGGCAGCACAGACCAGGCAGCAGCCCCCAACCCACCGGAGAGCTGGCAGCTCCTAGCCCAGGCCACTCCTCCAGGGCCCACCACCTGCTCCCAGCCCAACCTCCAAATGATGCCTCTTGTCTCAGCAATATCATGAAGGACGCTTTCTAGAATACTCCTTAAAGGACTGAGTCTCCCATTTTAGAAGGACTGTTATTCACGATGTAAAGgttaaatttaacataaaaatccTATTACATTGTCGGGTTCCGATTTAAATGAAACGAGACGCCCTCACGTGGAACATTTTCAAGGGGCCCTGCGTAGGAGGAGGGGGCATGGGGTGTATTAAGAAAATGGAATCAGCCCAATGGGGACTTAGTGTTTTAATGCTGCTTCTGAGATGGGCCAGTGACTGGTCCTCTCCAAGCATGAAGACGTCACTTGAGGGTAGCAGGCCCCGAGAGAAAGTTCCACATCTTTCTCCGTGGGAGACGGGTGCTTCTTTCTCTTCAGCCTCATCGCTGGCTGCTAACCTCCAGTCcagccaggccttccccacctcTGCGCCTCTGTAAGGAGTTTCCTCAACCCTAAGTGCCCCCTTTCATCCCAAATATTCCACTCTAAAAATTCCAGGAGGTCCATGGCATCTAGGAAAAGTCCTCATTCCAGGAGGAACTCCCCGATTCCCCAGGAAAAACAAGTTCCCCTTCCTCCTGGGGTCTGTACCCTTCCCGCGCCCCTCTGGCCACCCCTGCACTGTAGCCCTAAGCGTGAGCAGGCATATTTTCCTCACGGAAAGGAAACCTCATACGTCATCCTCACAGGCAGCAACGAGGGGGCTGTAGTTAGCAGCAGGCCCCCACCCGAGGGCCAGCACCTgggacagggcaggggcaggggaaagCACCTTCTAGACAGAAAACCCAAGGTATATAAACAGGACCAGGGAGTCACAACCTCCAAGGCCAGCTTGCCCATCAACATGCCCGGCTATGGTAGATGGGAGCGCACGAATAAGAAGGAATGTGGGTGTTTTCCCCTCACCGTCTGGGAAAGGGGGTATGGGGCTGACATTACAAGAGAGAGAGGTCTCCAGGGACAGGGGTTCCATACATCCACTGGGCTCCCTGATGCAACTCGAGTTCTTCAACCTGCAAACCGGAGCTCAGCCCCTGCGTGCCGGGGTGGCACGGGTGAGAGCCACCCGCACAGCCAGGGGTGTGACTCACCCCTCTTACATCTAAGTGACACCTGCTCGGCCCACGTGCATCTCTGCATTTGCACCGACGCCCAAACCCAATCAGTGAAGGGCTGCAGAAAACACAGGACGGCTACCGTGAGGTCAGGAAGCCCGTTCAGTTGCTCACTCTCTGCCCGGCCCCCCGGGCCCCCAGTTAAGCGCATTATTTCCCAGGGATGGGCCCTCCACTCACCGCCCGCTGAAGACTCCCGCTCGAAGGACAAGGACAGCGACCCTCTGGAGGAGAAGGCAGAATCCACCGAGGACACCCCCGACAGCCTCTTGCCGCTGCTCGCCGACGGAAGTTTGCACGCGGAGGAGCTGCGGCCGAGCTCTTCCGGGCCCTCGAGGGTCTGGGAGATGCCCGAGTCCAGCTGGGACAGCAGCTCGGAGAGGCTGTAGTCGTTGTCAAAGGTCGGGGCAGAGGCTCGCTTGAGCGGGGTGGCCCCGGGCGCCTGCAGAGACAGCACACGGAGGGGATGAGGCTCCATCCGTGACCTGACGGGGCGGGCGGAGGAGGTGGGGAACGCGTGGGTCCCCCGTGAGCCATGCAGGGAATTTAACTCCCGTTACCATGGTTCTAGGGGGCCCAGAGACCCTGCGCTGGGTCCACCCGGTGGGAGGACATGGTAAGAAAAGACGACGACGGGGACGGAATGCCCGTCACCATGCTGGGGCCCATCTGCGCAGTGACGTGGCCCTGAGTTATCCGGACAAGATGTGAATAAGCTGCAGGAGGTGAAGCCTGTGTGCTGGCCGTGTCCACCCAGGACAGGTCAGCGCTGATACGAAACGGAGGAAGGAGATGGGCTGGGGTCCTAACAACCCGCCACCCTCCCCGGAGCTGTGCGAGTCTAGCTGGGGGGCCGCACGTGTacaagggtggggggcaggggccgaGCTACAGGGACAGCACGGCAGTCCACCCCAACCCATCCTAACAGGCCCTTCCGAGGGCCCCCTCCTGCCCGGCCGCGAGAAACGCAGGTTGTGCCGAGGGGTTAGAATCTGCAGGTGACTCGTGATTCCTCCCGGTTCCCGCCCACCTGTCCCCaactcttccctctcctcagGAACTGGTGGCCTGGCGCACCGAGTCACACCACGCGCTGGGCCTTTCTTCCCCTTATGGGGGTGGTGGGGACTCggtccccttccctgcccctctgccctctGACCTCACGCACACGCCCCTCCCTGCTCAGACAGCAGACACACCATCAATGCTTACTTATCTCCCGGCCTTACAGCACAGCCTGGGGTGATAACACCAGATATCACCCAATAAGGTTAGTTTAGCAGGCTCCACTTCACGAGTCTTATTACCCGAAAGGTATTTATTTAGTTAGCATAGTTAGAATTGATCACATCTCACCTAACCTGTGTGGCACTCATAAAACAAAACGTGTATAGGCAGTTAGAAAGTGGACAGATCCCCAGCCTCGAGGTGCAAAAAGACGCCCAGACCCCCAGAGCCCAGACCCCCTCCCCAGTCTGGCCTGCAGGCTTCCGAGACCAGCTCGCCAAGGCAGCAAGCTCAAGGCCGAGCAGCCAGGGGCAGGGGGACGGCCCAAGCCTCAGAACAGGGCGCGAGTGGTCCAGGCTGGCAGGGCATTTGCAGAAAAGAGAGACTCAACCCCCGAAGCCAAGTTAGGGGAAACCAGGCCCCCGGGAGGGTCCCCATTACCTCGGCCTCGGCCTCCGGTGGGTTTCTCACATCCGGGTCTGGAGTTGTCTCTTTCACCTCATCGTCAGGTTTTTCGCACAGGTCCTCGGTTTCAGAGGTGATTTCTTTGGGGGACAAAACACAAAAGGGTATATCGCCTCCACACTGACTCACACAAATGCTCTAGTTAAACGTGTGACCTCAGGCCGGGACAGAAGAGGCAGCACCCGCAGGGTCCAGCCTCTTGACCGGTCAGCACTGTGGCCTCCCAGGCTGCTGGCCCCGGCCAAGCTCATGGCAACCCCGCAGGGGTCCCCATCGGCAACCACATGCAGGGTCTGGCCAGACTCCAAGCAGGAGACACCGAGGCCCCGCTTCCCAAGAAGCCAGACCCGCCGGAGCGCGTACCCCGACGGCCCGGCTGCCAGCTCCTGGCGAGAGGCTCCCACCGCATTCACGCTGGTTTCCCCATAGGTTTTAAACCTCGTGATCAATTTCAAGTGCGTCAGGATCACTCTCCTAACCAAAGGACACAGCCGTTCCCCAGGGACAAGGCGCCATGAGAAATGCAAAGAAAGCCGCAGGCCAGCGGTCGCCTCGTCCCTAAAAGATGCATTGCTGCATCTGAACCTGCAACACCAAGAGGAGGCTGCTGAGGGCAGCGGGCCACAGCCGGGGGTGGACAGCTGCAGCTGGCCACATGGCTCCAGCCTCCTCGCCCCCGTCCCAGGCAGGGGCCACAGGCGGGCACAGCCTGCGGGTGCCGGGCTCGCCCTGGCGCTCCTGTCTCCGGACAGCCTCCCCTGTCCCGGCCGTCGGCTCCGTCCCCTGGGACAGCGGCGCGACCCTCGAGCAGCAATACTCCGGGCGCCCTCTGGGGGCGCTCACCTTGGAAGCTGGGCCGCTCCCGGGGGTCCCCATGCCAGCACCTCTGCATGAGGCGCAGGAGACTCTCGCAGGCGCGGGGCCTGGGTCTGCAGACAGGCGGCAGCTCGGGGCGGTGGCCCTTCACCACTTTCACCATGATGTGCAGGATGTTCTTCTCATCTGCAAAGGGCAGGTGCACAGGTCAGGGCAGCTCCGTGGGGCTGAGGCAGGATTTCTTATCTTCGGGAGGAGTGACAACCGTGGGAAAGTGTGGGGCACGTCACCACCAAGCGCCCAGGAGACACGGTATTTCCTTTTCAAAGCACAGAGCATTCTTTAATCCTTCACCTTGCGGGGCACATCTGTCCTCTGTTTTCCAGGTTTCAGAAACTATCTGTGATCTACCAAATGGAATCACTGCCTTGTATCACAGAGCAGGTCTTTCTGGGCATCGAACTCAAAGGAAAACCAagttcaaaggagaaaaatatggaAGGAGATCGGTTCCAAAGGGGCCCACGCCCACCAAAGGGAAGAACGCTAAGTCACGGAGTCACATCGCCCAGCCCCAAGTGGCCCAAACTGCCCTGCAGTGACGAAAACGTCCTCCCGAATTTCTACCCCAAAGCGCAGGCCCCCGGCGGCCCGAGCGACAGTGCCACCTGGCCACGCTGAAAAGAATCCAGACCACGGACCTCCACTGAGGAGGAGATGGCAGGGAGACAGGGTAACGACGCACAGACAAAACCCTGCAAAAGACCTGGGGGCCACGTGCTGACTCTGATCTGCATTCTTAGATCTTTTTGGTCAGACCAGAAAAGAGTGCGTAGCCCAGGTACTTGACTTTTCCAATAAACCCAGTCAAGGTACTGAGACCTCGGGGCCGGAAATCAGCATGGTGGGTGCGTGGCAGGGGGAGGAAACCCACAGCCCTCGGGCCGGGTGTGCTGACCCGGGGAGCATCCACCCAATGATTCTGGAGGCTGGTTGCCCCACAGTGGGAAGACACTTCCCGTGAccaaactgtacacttcaaaacGGTTCAGATGGTCATTTTTAAGTGATGTGTGTTTTACgatcaaaaattagaaaattaaaaaaatatgtatctggAAATCACTACAACGGACAAacctacagagacagaaagtagatcagtggtcaACAGGGGCTGGGGTGCGGGGAAAGGAGTGACTGCCTAAGCAGCccggggtttccttttggggtgatggaatgtTCTAGAACCAGACGGTGGTGACTATACAGcactgtgaatgcacttaatgccacaATGTACagtttaaatggttaaaatgatacattttatgttacgtgtattatagcacacacacaaaacaatgaGCTAGGACCTAACAAGAGTCACTGAACAGACCCCATCAGAACGGTGCCTCTCCCCGTATGTGAGCTGCACGGCAGCGCGCCTCGTCGGCATATATGAAAGCCTGCGATGAGGTGGGCCGTGGGTCTCTGTGCGGACCTGCTGGGGAGGACAAGGCAGCCCTGCTCCCCACCAGACGGCCCGCCAGCACCACGGCCCAGAGCGGCCCCGACTGTGATCCTCAGGCACTTCCGACACAGAGAAAGGACCACAGAGCACGCCCTCCACTGCTCGGGGAGAGGCAGCTGCATCACCCCAGACATGTCCACTCACCCGCAAACGGCTTCTTCTGCGTGAGCACGCCCCAGATCACGATGGCGAAGCTGGAAGGGAGGAGGCGCGTCAGTGTCTGCGTGCCGGAGCCTCAAACACAGCGGCGAGCTTGAGGAAGTCCACCCAGAGCCTTCGAGAGACTCCGAGACAGAGAGGGGACACCAAGGTACCTTTCGTGCAGTTTTTTAAACGGGCAAATACTCTTACTGTGGAACAAGGCATGTGGAAAGCTCAAATGTCAGACAACAGACAAAACTCCATCCACTGAACCGTCAGTCCCAACGGCAGGAGGGGTTCCCGAAGGGACCGCCAGCCTGTTCCTGGACCGCCAGCTCGAGGGGAGAACGGCGGAGTCTGCTTCTCTCACACCATCTTCCTGCAAACGCTGGGCCTCAAAATACCGACGACAGCTCTGGGCGTCTCGAGCCCACTGACGTCATCTGAGGGCGTGGAAAAGATGCGGGGGCACCGGCTGAACCTCCCAGGGCCCTTTTTGGTTGTTAGAAATTATATACACttgtgtgtaatatatatatgtgtgtgtgtgtgttacctttatatcatttatatattaattatatatatatgattactCTGGATATACCCCGAAAGAGCTCAATctggtaaaattaaaaaaaaataaaaacagaatcagaAGCCCAAGCACTGAGCTACCAGCCTGCACTGGGTTAAGGGCAGCTGTTTACCGAAAGGCAAGAAGTCCCCATTGAAAAGTAACTGAAATCTACAAATTCAAAAGTTGAAACTCTCAACTCCGAAATAAACAGAGAATCTTATTCTCCCCAAACCCTACAGGCAGGTGCCCAGCGCCCTGTGCACCACTCCCCGACAGACGTCCTGCTCAAAGTCCAGCAAAGCACGTGCACGGGCGGCTACGGTCAAACCAGTCGGCCAGGACTCCAGGCGGTGGCCGTGACCCGAAGGCGGGGCTCAGGGCGACAGTCACCGCGTGTGAGCCAAGAACCACAATGAGGGGCTTACGTGCCTGCCGGCACCCGCCCTCCTGCTTTCCTGCTCCGAGAAGTCTGCGTGATTAAGACCTTCACCATGTGGGAAGGGAAGGCGCCAAATGATTCACGCTTGCTCTCCAGCACAGACATCCCCAGTGCCAGTCTGTGAACAGCCTCTAGGGTGTCTGTGCTGCTGTCATGCGTAAGTGACGTTAGGAAGTGAGTTCCGGGCCACAGGGGACTGGATTCTGGAGCCGGAATCCACAcgcagacagacacagagaccacTTGAGGTAGCAGGTTCTCTCAGCAGACAAGCAATAGAGCCCATGTTCCCTACATCCTACAAACACCAAAGCTTTCACGGTGTGGGAGCTGCCCGTCCGGTTGCATAACCGGCTCTAACTGACACCAACCACTAACGTTCTCCATCCTGGGCCAGCAGCGCTCACAGCAGAGAACTCCCTCTTGTAAGCCAGTCCTGGGGTAGCCCGGACCCTCCGCCTAAAAGCCCTTTCCTTTGGACTGGACCTCTTATCTGGCGGCACGGAGGAGCCCCTGGCCAAGCCCCGCTGCAGAGCACGAGGAATCCAGGCGCGGAGCCCCTGGCGGCCTGGGGCTGCGCGCCTGACACACACCTGTACACGTCGTGCTTGGTGTCGAAGAGCCGGCTCTTCTCCCGGATACGCTCAGGAGGAAGGTAGGCGATGGTGCCGAAAAGGCCGTCCATGCTGAGGTCCTGCGAGTGGGACAGCCCGTTGCACTTGGCTAGCCCGAAGTCGGAGATCTGCAATGCAGTGGCGGGAAGGAGCTCGTCAGGCTTGGCTGGCAGCTTGCTGAGTGAAGCAGCCGGGGCTGCTGCTTCGGGACGTTTTATCAGCATGCCCTCCCCCAGGACCCTGGCAACGTCGGGGGCAGGGGCggtacccccaccccccacccccggctgaGCAGCTGCGTTCAGGAATCGGCACCATGGCTCTCACATCACCTGCGCTCCCCGGCGCAGGCGGGAAGGTCCAGCCAGCCTGGGAAGAACCATGCCTGAAACCATTAGGAGCTTG
Encoded proteins:
- the RIPK4 gene encoding receptor-interacting serine/threonine-protein kinase 4 isoform X2 — protein: MELLEEAKKMEMAKFRYILPVYGICQEPVGLVMEYMETGSLEKLLASEPLPWDLRFRIVHETAVGMNFLHCMAPPLLHLDLKPANILLDAHYHVKISDFGLAKCNGLSHSQDLSMDGLFGTIAYLPPERIREKSRLFDTKHDVYSFAIVIWGVLTQKKPFADEKNILHIMVKVVKGHRPELPPVCRPRPRACESLLRLMQRCWHGDPRERPSFQEITSETEDLCEKPDDEVKETTPDPDVRNPPEAEAEAPGATPLKRASAPTFDNDYSLSELLSQLDSGISQTLEGPEELGRSSSACKLPSASSGKRLSGVSSVDSAFSSRGSLSLSFERESSAGDLGATDIQKKKLVDAIVNGDTSRLMKILQPQDVDLVLDGGASLLHLAVQAGQEDCVKWLLLNNANPNLTNRKGSTPLHVAVEKRVRGVVELLLARKISVNAADEDQWTALHFAAQNGDEGSTRLLLEKNASMHEADCEGRTPMHVACQHGQESIVRILLRHGVDAGLPGKDAWVPLHYAAWQGHLPIVKLLAKQPGVSVDAQTLDGRTPLHLAAQRGHYRVARVLIDLHSDVNVCGLLAQTPLHVAAETGHTSTARLLLHRGARREAVTAEGCTALHLAARGGHLATVRLLVEERADVLARGPRRQTALHLAAAGGHSEVVAELVSADVRDLSDEQGLSALHLAARGRHAKTVETLLRHGAHVNLQSLKFQGGPSPSAALLRRSKT
- the RIPK4 gene encoding receptor-interacting serine/threonine-protein kinase 4 isoform X1 — translated: MEGESRSPWALGLLRTFDADEFAGWEKVGSGGFGQVYKVRHVHWKTWLAIKCSPSLHVDDRERMELLEEAKKMEMAKFRYILPVYGICQEPVGLVMEYMETGSLEKLLASEPLPWDLRFRIVHETAVGMNFLHCMAPPLLHLDLKPANILLDAHYHVKISDFGLAKCNGLSHSQDLSMDGLFGTIAYLPPERIREKSRLFDTKHDVYSFAIVIWGVLTQKKPFADEKNILHIMVKVVKGHRPELPPVCRPRPRACESLLRLMQRCWHGDPRERPSFQEITSETEDLCEKPDDEVKETTPDPDVRNPPEAEAEAPGATPLKRASAPTFDNDYSLSELLSQLDSGISQTLEGPEELGRSSSACKLPSASSGKRLSGVSSVDSAFSSRGSLSLSFERESSAGDLGATDIQKKKLVDAIVNGDTSRLMKILQPQDVDLVLDGGASLLHLAVQAGQEDCVKWLLLNNANPNLTNRKGSTPLHVAVEKRVRGVVELLLARKISVNAADEDQWTALHFAAQNGDEGSTRLLLEKNASMHEADCEGRTPMHVACQHGQESIVRILLRHGVDAGLPGKDAWVPLHYAAWQGHLPIVKLLAKQPGVSVDAQTLDGRTPLHLAAQRGHYRVARVLIDLHSDVNVCGLLAQTPLHVAAETGHTSTARLLLHRGARREAVTAEGCTALHLAARGGHLATVRLLVEERADVLARGPRRQTALHLAAAGGHSEVVAELVSADVRDLSDEQGLSALHLAARGRHAKTVETLLRHGAHVNLQSLKFQGGPSPSAALLRRSKT